In Palaemon carinicauda isolate YSFRI2023 chromosome 21, ASM3689809v2, whole genome shotgun sequence, the following proteins share a genomic window:
- the LOC137614899 gene encoding tigger transposable element-derived protein 1-like, protein MECLMLIWIKDKEIVGDAITETIIFEMACAIYCDLKASGSGGDMGESSINPTTEEFKASCGLFDKFKRRTRIHSVVRHGEASSSDTKAAIDFVKKFEKIVEDESYVEQQVFHCDETVPFWKKMPSRTYTTAEEKIPGHKPMKGQLTLDLCANASGDCKIKPLSVYHSEKPRTFKAHRVNKDMLDAFWRANSKAWVTRYFFFEWVNQVFGPVV, encoded by the coding sequence atggaatgccttatgttgatatggataaaggacaaagagattgttggtgatgcgatcactgaaacgatcatttttGAGATGGCATGCGCTatttattgtgacttgaaggcgtcgggctctgggggtgacatgGGGGAGAGTTCAATtaatcctacaacggaggaattcaaggcgtcttgtGGTTTGTTCGataaatttaagagacggaccaggattcattcagttgttcggcacggagaggcttcaagttcggacaccaaggctgctattgattttgttaagaagtttgaaaagattgTGGAGGATGaaagctacgtagagcagcaagttttccaTTGTGATGAAACCGTTccgttttggaaaaagatgcctagtcgaacatacactACCGCCGAAGAGAAAatacctggacataagcctatgaagggtCAATTGACTCTTGACCTATGTGccaatgccagtggggactgcaaaataaagccgttatcggtttatcattccgaaaaacCTAGgacatttaaggcacatagagtcaataaggacatgctggatgctttctggcgtgctaattctaaggcttgggttactaggtatTTCTTttttgaatgggtaaaccaagtttttggccctgttgtctag